Within Gammaproteobacteria bacterium, the genomic segment GCCTCACAAGGCTGACCTTGGCGTTCATACACCTTGAGCGCCTGTTCAAAATAACCCGGCTCCCCGGTGACACGGGAATAATCGCGTAATGTCGTCCCCCCCGCGGCAATCGCCTCACCCAGTACGGACTGAATAGCGGTCACCAACAGATCGTAGCGCTCGAGTGCGATCCGGCCCGCCGCACGTGTCGGACGGATGCCACTTCGAAAGAGTGCTTCACTGGCATAAATATTACCGACACCGACTACAATCCGCCCATCCATAATAAAGTTCTTGACTGCCGCGCGACGCCCTCGGGCCCTGGCGTATAAGTAGTGCCCATCAAAGTCGTCAACCAGCGGTTCCGGACCCAGATGATACAAGTATGGAGACATCAGAGGGTCGCCAGACACCCAAATGACGCTGCCAAACCGGCGGGGATCTCTGAAACGCACACAATGGCCGTCGTCAAGCAGCAGATCCACATGATCGTGCTTTTCGATCGGCGTGGTTGACGGGACCACCCGTAAACGGCCCGACATGCCCAGGTGAATCAGTAAGGTACCCCGTTCAAATTCAAACATAATGTATTTGGCACGGCGTCTGACACTTTGGATAACCTTTCCGCTTAACTTCTGCGACAGCCCCCGGGATACCGGCCAGCGCAGCTGACGCTGCCGGACAATGACACCGGCTACGGTACGCCCTTCAGCGAAGGGGCGAATGCCGTTCACGGTGGTTTCAACTTCCGGCAGCTCGGGCATCAGGCGATTTATATCGTGGATAAGACTGACCGCTATTGTCGCTCCGGATGCGTCGCCTTGGCGACCAGAAAATGCCACAATCTGCGCCCAGCAGAAATCCTGATCACGCCATCAACTGATCTTGCCTGAACAAAATGAGTTATCAAATTACGAATCGACAGACCCAAACAGCTTTTGAAGCCGACACCGCCGAAACGATTCTCGATGCCGCCCTGAGACAAGGCCGGGTGTTTCCCTACAGCTGTCGGAGCGGGTCGTGCGGCACCTGCAAGGCCAAGCTGGTGACCGGGGAGGTTGATGTGGGTCAATTTGCAGCAACAGCGCTCACCCCGCAGGAACAATCACAGGGACTGGTGCTGTTATGTCAGGCCAAAGCGCTCAGCGACCTTGAGATTGATGCCCGTGAAATCGCCGGCGGCGTTGCCCTTGAAATTCGCATGCTGCCCTGCCGGGTGACCGATCTCAGAACATTGTCTCACGATGTGATGGTGCTCAAACTTTCCCTGCCCAAAGGAAAAGATCTTGAATACCTGGCCGGTCAGTACATCGATATTCTGTTGCGCGATGGCAAAAGACGCAGCTTCTCGGTTGCCAATCGGCCCCAAGCCGATACCCCGCTTGAACTTCACGTACGCCAGGTCCCAAATGGTCGATTCACCGGTCACGTGTTCAACGGACTCAAGGTCAAGGAACTGATGCGTTTTCAGGGCCCGTTCGGCACGTTTTTCCTCAGACAGGACAATACAAAACCGGTGATCTTGATGGCTGGCGGCA encodes:
- the mutM gene encoding bifunctional DNA-formamidopyrimidine glycosylase/DNA-(apurinic or apyrimidinic site) lyase codes for the protein MPELPEVETTVNGIRPFAEGRTVAGVIVRQRQLRWPVSRGLSQKLSGKVIQSVRRRAKYIMFEFERGTLLIHLGMSGRLRVVPSTTPIEKHDHVDLLLDDGHCVRFRDPRRFGSVIWVSGDPLMSPYLYHLGPEPLVDDFDGHYLYARARGRRAAVKNFIMDGRIVVGVGNIYASEALFRSGIRPTRAAGRIALERYDLLVTAIQSVLGEAIAAGGTTLRDYSRVTGEPGYFEQALKVYERQGQPCEACGDLIKRKVIGQRASYYCPSCQH